ATCCATTATAGAGATAGGACAGGGAAATTTAAAGGAACAAACTATCTAAAAATGGAAAATCAGAGTATGTCTTACATGCTGATCAGGGACCTGAGCAATTTCCAGGAGCTGCATCACATAATCAAGGAGAAAAACATTAGTCAGTGCCAGAAGCCAtctttttctaccttttttctATGGTGGGTTTGATTAAGGGGGGCAAAAGGAGAGACTTGAGGGCTGTTAGCGCGTTAGAGGGAATAAAGTGAATGgctgcattacatgtaatgctgTCTGTTTTTGTATGAAAAGAAAGCCCATCATGATTGCATTCCCAAAGAAAGGAACAAACATGGCacaagcaaaacaaatatgtaacctcaaaactgaaatttagggtgaagaagaaaaaacaagacaaaaatgtCAGATAGGATAAATGAAGGCACTTCCAAGGTCAACATAATCAAGTCATTTGCAAGTTAAGCAAGTGCAATTTAGCATAATTTATGCAAAGGTCTTTTCGGAATTTTATCCACTTTTGTTGGACTGCTGAACTCGAGGCAGGAAAGAAATGAGTTGTAAACACTAGGTGAGAGGTGTGTACCTGAACCTTCCCTTCATAAGAGATGAGAGTACCACCCTTCACATCAGCCAGGGTTTTGGGTGTCACCTGCAGAAGcacaaatacaagaaaaaaaattctgaatccataaattcatcaaaactgGCTGCATTCATCTTTCTGTACCTCCATGCAGTATTCATTCTTGTTTCTGATCAGATGATTTAAGATTTCTGTAGCACTAAATCAAGGATATAGCAGGCTGAAAGACTTCAATTCCAAGCATTTTCATCAATGAAACTAGAACAGATTGTTACAAAACTAAAACCCTGAAGTCGAAGGTTAAAATGGGAACCAAAATCAGGATACTCAAATCAACAACAGCACCGAGGTTGTCTGAGTTGGCGACAAACACATACTCTTTACCCTGCAAGGTAACATGTAGGGATAAGAAGAATTTAACAGACCAGCATTACAAGGATAAAGCAAAAGCTGTGTCACAAGTCCAACCTGCGACAATAAAGCATCAAGCTTGCCACTGTTCTTTAGGGATGGGAACACATCACCATGTCCAGGAGGATACCTTCACACGAGAGAACACCATTAAAGACATTTTTTTAGAACAAGCAAGAAGACTAATATTTAATAAGAATTCTCGATAAATTAGACCATTCACTCAAACCAATTCCATGCATTATGCCATTCCAAATATTGCATAGGTTTTATTTTGCATTCATTTCTGAATTTTAAGAATTTGCTCATGGGGGGTCACACTGAAGaagtatttttttctctttcgaGGTGAGCAACCTTGATCGGATACTATCTGCTAGCAAAATCTTTGAGAGTAACAGCTAACATCATAGATGTGCTAACATTTATCATGTTGTACATTATCTTCCAATTGAGATATACTTCATTCACTGGCCGGTGATCCACAAACTCCACTCACTAAGCTAGGTTACATTCATCACCCAGTTTCCAATAAACAGATGATGGCATAATAGGTAAGCCTTGTCACGTATCACAAGAAAAGCTTATATAAAACTCAAGAAGCAAAGAGTGAAATTGACTAATGGGGCTTCACAAATTCATAGCAACAAGTTAATGGAGGAGTTTTCAATTACTTTCTTAAATGGAATTCAAAAGGAATCAAGCTCTACCCAAGTTTTACAGCAGAGAGGCCTCCATTGCTAAATATATCATGATTACAGAGGAGAAAAGGCATTTCAGTGCTTTTTTTTGGCAAATGTATGTGTAAAGCTAGATAAAAAACCACTTCAGTTCTCAAACAGGCAGTTTATCTATCACGTCCACAGTGCATCTGTTGGAATATATAAAGATGGCGCATGGAAAACAGTAAAATTGAGTGACTGAAAGAGCATTGCACTTCAGATGCTATCATACAGGAATTAGAAACCATACCATCCGTCCTTGTCAGTATGTCCTTTGGAAGGCAATGgaacaaaatcatcaacaacCAGACGAGGGTATTGGCTCTGTGTAAATTTGTGATTTCACATTTTCAGCAAAGTGAAAGGTGAATCTCAAAGAACTGATCAAGCAGTAGTATCACAAACCTGATTAAAAGTGTGAATCTCAATATTTGAGTTCGAGTACTTTTCAACAATCTAAGTTGGACAAAAGAGTAGGTTAGTGTACAAGTAAAGTCTAACAAGGAAAAAATACATATAGCAGGGAAAAAAAGTAAGGATAGAGCACCTTCTGTGTATCATCATGAGTGTTGAATGAGTTCATTAGAAGCAAGGGAACACTGCACCCATATTTCTTATTAAGATTCTGCAGCAATCAAAACATTTAGTTTCATGtaaccaaaatcaaattaaaacacaagagaaataacaaaaactaaCCTCAATCTGGATGACAATAAGGTCAAGAAATGTCAATCCATTACGAACTTCAATGACAGACCTGCAAAATACAACAACATAAATCAAGCTCATCATCATCTACCTCTCCAAAACATACATTCTGCCCCGCAAACAAAAGGGCAGTTCTATTCAACACAGACAACAACAAGCCCACAGTGGGGCCCATCAATCTGAAAGTTGCCACTTTTTTTCCTTGCAGTGATTTGATCAACAAACTAAAATGCATTGTCCATATCAAAGCGAATGTTATACATACTTAGGACCAGTGCATCCCATTGTAGTCCCCAAACCTCCATTAAGCTTCAAAACAACAAGCTTGTCCAATAGCTTCTTTGTTTCCTCCGGATCTGCAACATATTCAAACCACTTTAACCCATAACCACTCAAATTcagctctaaaaaaaaatcccaaataaaCTTAGATCATTATTGATTACCCTCCGGAGTTGGCGCCAAGGTATCATAAGGAACCACTACTTCATCAGTAGGTGTCTGAATCTTACTCCACTCAACTTGCTGCGCTTCCCCACTTTTACCACACAAATTCTCAacaattaataacaataattcaataaatttcaaATCCCAGATCTCATAtcatctaaacaaaaaaaaatccatccagaccccaaaataaataaataaataaaattgatcacATTGAAAGCGCTAATACATCACAATGATCAAAAACAGCtcaagaaatcttttttttttcattttcaagcaacaaaacagaacaaaacaaatttaaaaaaacggAAGAAAAATGAATGACCTGAGATAGCGAGAAACGAGGTTGACGAATCCAGTTTTCTCACTCTCGCTGCAAGAAAACACGCAATTCAGATTAGAGAATCGAAAAACGGACCTCTTAATTCATCAATCCATCAAAGAAATGTGATTACTTTGATCATCAATTGAAATGGAGGGAAGAAGAGTACCTGATTTGATCGAGATTAGCAACAGCTGATTTGAGCTGAGAGATCTTGGCTGTATCAGTAGCCATTGTTGATTGATTTGAGCTTAAGAAGCTACAGATAAAGGTTTGATTCTATAACTGAACAGGAATTAAGAGTGTTTGGGAGGAAAGGTGATTCGAGGAACTGGATGGATGCCTGTATATATAAGTGATAGTGTTTTTCTTAAAACCTAACTTAGTCCCTAAAGCTGTACTCATTTCTCAATCGagtctttttttcttacaaatattgatttttatgtcaaatttctTGGAAGTGCAGCCATTTTGTGCATAAATTATGCACATTGTGTATGGAAAATATTAATAGATACTGTTGAATAACCGATTGAGAGATTTGTTTGTTGCTAAGAatttattgatggtttttttattttgggactcaattgaaaattattatataagtgTAGAGACTTAATTAGAGTTATTTTCAATCATCTTCCCaccaaaaccaaatcaaatgtTTTCGTTTATGGAGTGAATGAAATGTAAGCTAATtcaaagatttttattattcatcaaataaataaaaaatattacgtTCTAAGCAAATCAAACTAAATCtgtatttaatatgattttgaagaaaatcatcCACATTTAGActgaaaaattcatatatatatatatttttttttttaattttaaccaatcaaattaaatatcttcAGACTTCAAGACAAGCTATATATACTCGATACATTCAtaagaaaatactttattttatttcttacattCTTACAATTGTAATAAGGTATGGTGTAAGGAAAATGCAGAAAGCagagtttttttgaattttttaattatataataagatTTGGGAGGGAGTGAATTtggatcaaataaaattttgtctGTGGaatttggataaaataaaattgtgaaagGTAAGGAAGGAGTGATGGATTTTGGTGGGCAAGAGACGATGGTTTTGGAACAGGGAAGAAAGAAGGGTCAATTTGTTCTAGATTGAAAGAAGAGAATATGCAGGCGAATATAacgttttttttcccttttagcCCATAGAGATAGCATTGAAACAAGGGGGAAGGAGAAGGAGGTGACGCCTTTTTTCACGCGAGGGTTTGAACAAGCCCTCCACTCCACGTATGTCTCGACAAGTGTTTCATGCATTGCCCgtattaggattttattaaatggtttaagttaaaaaattaaattaatctagtTAAAAAATCTGAGTTCATTGGGTAatacagttattttttttcagggaattttttttaaccaaaacaatattattttgatttttaaaaaataaatttgccttaaatcagttttaaaacaataatttcatgTGCTATGAGtagatttgataaatttttatttattattttaattttagtttcaatTAAGAGATATCGAAACAAACTTCTGGTTctattagttattaaattttagggAGAAATGCTAAAATAATTGCGATTTGAGAGG
This DNA window, taken from Populus alba chromosome 17, ASM523922v2, whole genome shotgun sequence, encodes the following:
- the LOC118037131 gene encoding UTP--glucose-1-phosphate uridylyltransferase, encoding MATDTAKISQLKSAVANLDQISESEKTGFVNLVSRYLSGEAQQVEWSKIQTPTDEVVVPYDTLAPTPEDPEETKKLLDKLVVLKLNGGLGTTMGCTGPKSVIEVRNGLTFLDLIVIQIENLNKKYGCSVPLLLMNSFNTHDDTQKIVEKYSNSNIEIHTFNQSQYPRLVVDDFVPLPSKGHTDKDGWYPPGHGDVFPSLKNSGKLDALLSQGKEYVFVANSDNLGAVVDLKILNHLIRNKNEYCMEVTPKTLADVKGGTLISYEGKVQLLEIAQVPDQHVNEFKSIEKFKIFNTNNLWVNLKAIKRLVEADALKMEIIPNPKEVDGVKVLQLETAAGAAIKFFDHAIGINVPRSRFLPVKATSDLLLVQSDLYTLVDGFVIRNPARTIPANPSIDLGPEYKKVANFLSRFKSIPSIIELDSLKVAGDVWFGAGITLKGKVSIVAKSGVKLEIPDGAVLQNKEINGPEDL